CACCGCGGCCGTCGTCTACTTCCTGATGGTCCTGCCCATGGCGAAGATCCTCGCGAAGCGCGCGGCGCACGACAAGGCGAAGGAGGGCGTCGCGGAGACCATGGAGATCAGCGAGCTGGAGGTCCTCAAGGAGATCCGCGACCACCTGGTCGCCCAGCGCGGCCCCGTGACGGGGACCGGCACGGGAACGGGCACGGGCACGGGCACGGGCACGGGTTCCGGCGGGGGTTCGGGGACGCACCCCACCTCCTGACCGACACCTCGTGCCGGTGTCAGAGGTGGTGCGGCGGCTTCTCGTCGAGGAAGCGCGCGAGGTCGGCGGCGCTGTCGCCGCCGGCCGGAGGCCGCTCGCCCCATCCACGGTCCGTGTCGTCCGCGGACTGCCGGTCCATCGGATCGTCGAAGACGAGTGCCGGCTTCGGACTGTTCTCGGGGCTGGGACGTGCGCCGGGCCGCTTCGCGTCTCGCGGTCCATGGGCGGGGGCGGTGCTCATACCTCAAGGGTACGCCCGCGTCCCCGCCCCGAACCCCCCTGATCTGCGTATCTCCGGCGCCTGCGACGCCCCTCAGCGGTCCTTCGGGTCGAGCAGCCAGAGGCCGAGGACCACGAGGAACGACAGACAGAGGAAGCCCGCGCCCCACCAGGCGGTGCCCGTGTCGCCGGACATCCACTCGTCGACGACGATCGTCAGCCCCCAGAGCTGGCCGATGACCACCGTGAGCGCCAGCGTGAGGCGGGCCGTCAGTTTCGAGGAGCGCTCCGGCTCCTGCTCCGTGCCGGCTCCCGGCCCCGGCCCCGTGTGGGTGATCCGCGGGTCGCCGTATCCGCTGGTGGGGCGGATCTGCGGATACCGCTCGTGCACCGGACGGTTCAGCCGCGGCTGGGCACTGCCCGGGGTGTACGCCGGGGGCCGGGGGGCCTCCGGAGCGGCGGGCGCCGAGGGCGCCGACGATCCCACGGGGGCGACGGGCGGCTTCGGGGCCTCCGGGTCGCGGGGGAAGGCGTCCCCGGTCATGTGCGCTCACTCCTCTCCGGCGCCGTGCCCCGCGCGGACGCGCCGGGGCAGCCCAGGCGGTCGGCGAGTTCGGGGCGGTCGTCGCCCAGCTGACGGCAGAGGCCCTCACGGGCGCTCTCGCCCGAGCGGGCCGTGCCGATCGCCCAGACGCTGCCGTCCGCCTCCTCCACGAGCACCACCTTCGGCAGTCCCCGGGGCGGCGGCCCGGCCGTGACCTCGCCCGTACGCGCGTCGAAGACGCCTTCGTGGCAGGGGCAGTACAGCTCGCCCTCGCTGCCGCGTTCCTTGCGCCAGAGCACGGCGCAGGCGAGGTGGGTGCAGACGGCGGAGTAGCCGGCGAGGGTGCCGTCCTCCAGACGGACGGCGACCGCGCGGTCCTCGGAGCCGGGGTAGCGGAAGGCGAGGGACTCCCCGGGCAGGATCCCGTCCGCGATCTTCTTCGCCTCGGGTGGCCCGTCGCTGTCACCGTGCCGGTGCAGGATGCCGGAGGCGACGGCGACACCGCCGACGGCGAGGCCGCCGGAGACGGTGGCGACGATCCGCAGATAGTCGCGGCGAGTGGTGAGCGAGTCGGCGGCGATCCGGTCGTGGAGCGCTTCCTGGGCCGCGTCGGAGCGGGGGTCCGACGCGGGCGGCTGGGGGTCGGTGACGCTCAACGGACATCCCTTCCATTGATCTCGACGACGGGAAGGCCGCCGGGGACCGGCCACTGGACCTTGTCGGCGGGCACGACCATGGCCACGCCGGTGGAGACGGTCGTGGAGCCGAAGGTGAAGGAGTCCGCGACCTGGACGCCCGGGCGTTCGGCCTGGAGTTCTTCGAGGGTTCCGTAGAAGAGGGCACCGGTGGGGCAGACCGTGGCGCACATCGGGGCGAGGCCGTAGGCGGTGCGGTCGTAGCAGAGGTTGCACTTCATCTGGAGCTTCGCCTGGAGGTCGATCTTGGGGACGCCGAAGGGGCAGGCGTTGACGCAGTTGGCGCAGCCGATGCAGCGGGTGGTGTCGGCCTGCTGCACGACGCCGTCCGCGGTGACGAGGATCGCGTCGGCGGGGCAGACCTCGGCGCAGGGGGCGACGGGGTCCTCGCAGTGCATGCAGACGGTGGGGAGGGAGGCGACGGAGTGGCCCTCGTCGGGGTAGTCGAGGTGGATCATCGACTTGCCCCGGTGGGAGTCGCATTCGCGGCAGGCGGAGACACAGGCCTGGCAGCCGATGCAGCGGCCCGGGTCGATGAAGATCGTGCGGCCCATCATGTGCGGGTCAGCTCCTCTCCGCGGTGCCGCGGCCCTGGGGGGAGGTGGGGGGCAGCGGGTCGGTACGGGAGACCTGGGTCTCCGGGTAGGCCTGGTGGCCCGGTGCGGTGGGTGGGGCGGGGACCTCGTCGATCCGCTCTGCGGCCTCGATGCGGGCGGCGCAGACCTTGTACTCCGGGATCTTGGAGCGGGGGTCGAGGGCGTCGATGGTGAGGGCGTTCGCCGCGGTGGGGACCGGCCAGTGGTAGGGGACGAAGACGGTGTCGGGGCGGATTGCCTCGGTGACCAGGGCCGGGAAGACCTCGCTGCCGCGGCGGGTGACGACCCGGACGGGGTCGCCGTTGCGGAAGCCGTGGGAGGGGTGGACCTCGACCCAGGGGCGGGGAGTCTGTTCGACGAGGGCGCCCAGGCGGCGGGTCTGGTTGCCGGAGAGGAAGTGGGCGACGGTGCGGCCGGTGGTCAGCGAGAGGGGGAACTCCTCGCTGTACGGGTCCATGGGCGGGTGCCATTCGACGACCTGCATGTGGATCTTGCCGTCGGGGTGGTAGGTGCGGCCGTTCTCGAAGAGGCGGGGGGTGCCGGGGTGCTCGGTGCTGGGGCACGGCCAGGCGATCCCGCCGGTCTCCTCCAGGCGCTCGTAGGTGATGCCGTAGTAGTCGTTGACGGTTCCCGCCGAGGCGATGCGGAGTTCCTCGAAGACCGAGCGGGAGTCGGGAAACGCGAACTTGTCGCCCGCGCCGAGCCGGCGGGCGAGTTCGCAGATGACCCAGGTGTCGGTGCGGACGCCGGCCGGGGGCTCCTGGGCCTTGTTGTGCTTGACGACCCGGGCCTCGGCGTTGGCCATGACGCCCTCGTCCTCGGCCCACACGGTGACGGGGAAGACCACGTGCGCGTTGGCCGCGGTCTCGGAGAGGAAGAAGTCGAACTGGGCGTGGAACTCGAGGGTGTCGTAGCCGTCCTTGACGGTGGCGTAGTTGGGCAGCGAGACGAAGGGGTTGTTGCAGATGCCGACGAGTCCGCGGATCTCCTTGCGCTGCATCTGCCAGACCATCTCCATCATGGAGGTGCCGGCGGGTGGCAGTTCGGCCTCGTCGATGCCCCAGATCTCGCAGATCTGGCGGCGGTGCTCGGGGTTGGTGATGGAGCGCCCGCCGGGGAGGAGGTCGGACTTCTGGCCGTGCTCGCGGCCGCCCTGGCCGTTGCCCTGGCCGGTGATGGTGCCGTAGCCGGCGCCGGGCCTGCCGATGTGTCCGGCGGCGACGCAGAGGTTGATGATGCTAAGGCAGTTCTCGACGCCCTGGGAGTGGTGCTCGACGCCTCGGGCGTGCCAGGCCATGGCCCGGTCCGCGCCGGCGAACATACGGGCGACCTGGACGATCTGCTCCGCGGGGACGCCGCAGATCTCGGCCGACCGGGCCGGCGGGTAGGCGGCGACGGTCGCCTTGACCTCCTCCCAGCCGGCGGCGTGGGCGGCGAGGTAGGCCTCGTCGGTGAGGCCCTCGGCGACGACGACGTGGAGGACGGCGTTGAAGAAGGCGGAGTCGGTGCCCGGCTTGAGGGCGACGTGGATGTCGGCGGTGCGGGCGATCGCGGTCTCGCGCGGGTCGACGACGATCAGTGTGGCCCCCCGGTCCCGGGCTCCCCACAGGTACTGGGTCATGACGGGGAAGCACTCGCCGACGTTGGATCCGGCGATGAGGAGACAGTCGGTGAGGAGGATGTCGGAGAAGGGGTTGCCGGCCCGGTCGATGCCGAAGGCGAGCTTGTTGGCCCCGGCGGCGGAGACCATGCAGAGGCGTCCGTTGTAGTCGACGTGCCGGGACTTGAGCGCGACCCGGGCGAACTTGCCGACGAGGTAGGTCTTCTCGGAGTAGAGGCTGGCGCCGCCGAGGAGGCCGAAGGCGTCGTTGCCGTACTCGCCCTGGATGCGGCGGATCTCGGCGACGGTGTGGTCGAGGGCCTCGTCCCAGCTGACCTCGCGGAACTCCTCGTCGCGGTTGCGGCGCATGAGGGGGGCGGTGAGCCGGTCGGGGTGGTTGACCTGCTGGTAGGCGTTGATGCCCTTGGGGCAGAGCCGCATCCGGTTGATGTCGTGGTTGCGGGGTTCGACGCCGAAGACCTTGCCGCCGCGGTCGACGCGGAGGTACATGCCGCACTGGACGCCGCAGAAGCAGCAGTGTGTGGGGACGAGGGTCTCGCCGTTCTGGTCGGCGTGCCAGCGGTCGGCGGGGATACCGCCGGCGTCGCGGAAGTTGCGGGTGCCGGGCGGGGCGAGGGAAGGGTCGAGCGGCAGCGCCCTGTTCGGGTCGGTCGCGGTCACTTGAAGCCCTTCTTCACGTGGTCGAGGTAGGCGTTGCCGCGCAGGACGCGCTTGCAGCGGGGGCAGTACTCGGCCCATTCGTCGAAGCCGAGGTCGAGGTCGCGCATGGTGCCCTTGAGGTTCTCCACGTACGGGGCGGTGTCGATGGGCTCGTGGCAGCGGCGGCAGGCGAGCACCTCGTCGTCCTTGCGGCGGGTCGTGTACTTGAAGAGCTGCATGCCGACGGCGGCGGGCCGCTGGACGATGTGGAAGAACTTCCCGAAGGGGATGTAGATGAGGGTGAAGACGACCGACACCATGTGGAGGATGGCGAGGAACTCGTAGCCTCCGCCGTGCAGGAAGATCGACGAGAAGGTGAGCAGCAGCCCGGTCACGGAGATGACGATGAGGGCGAGCAGCGGCACCAGGTCGTAGGCGAAGCGCTGGCCGGTGATGGCGCCGCGGTCCTTCATGCGGCGCCAGAGGAAGTAGCCCGCGCCGGGGATGACCAGGACGGCGGCGATGTCGAGGCCGTGGAACATCAGCCAGCCGACGACGCTGAGGGCGTCGAAGCCGAGGATCTTGAAGCCCCAGATCCGCATCTCGTAGCCGGGGCCCGAGCCGGTGGAGGAGGTGAAGGTGAACCAGCCCCAGGTGAGGGGGAAGGTGATCGCGGCGGCCAGCAGACAGCCCCAGAAGATGAGCTGGTGGGCGGCCCAGCGGGCGTGCGAGCGGGCGCCGAGGAACTTCTGGAAGCCGAGGTAGGTGGCGATCATCTTCGGCAGCGCGGTGGGCGCCTTGCGGAAGTTCGCGACGGAGAAGAAGGAGCCCCAGCCCTTGTGGAAGAGGCGGCGCGCTCCGGGGGCGGAGATCCAGACGGTGTAGCGGTAGGCGACGCCGAAGGCGAGGAAGACCGTGGCGACGGCGTAGGGCAGCAGGGCCGAGTCGAAGTCGCGGAGCAGTCGGCTTCCGAGGACGATCGCGAGGATCAGCAGGGCGGAGACGGCCGCGCCCGTGAGGCCGGCGCGGCGGCGCACGGCGGCCGGGGTCTGCGGAGGGAGGCCGGCGGCCGCCGGATCTCCCGGGGCGGGGCCGCCGGGGCCGGGGGCTCCCGGTGTGGGATCGCCCGGCGGAGGGGTCGGCTCGGCTGTCTGCGGTGGCTCGGTCACGCGGCCACGGTAAGGCCGTACGGGCGCTTTTGCCCTGTTTTGCGGGATCTTGGGGTGAGGGCTTCGCCCGGACGGGTTCGGGTGCCGCTCCGGTCGCCTCAGACCGCGTTCAGTCCGTGGGCGCGGAAGACCTCGCGGACCTCGGCGACCCGCTCGGGTGTCGGGGACGGCGTGCCGTGCAGGGTGAACGGCATGGCGAGTGCCTGCCACTTCGCTTCGCCCAGCTTGTGGAAGGGAAGGATGTCCACGCGGGAGACGTTGCCGAGACTCCTGGCGAAGGCGGCGACCCCCTCCACGTTCGCCGGGTCGTCGGTGAGGCCCGGGACGAGGACGAAGCGGACGTGGACCTCCTGGCCGAGGTCGGCGAGCCGCCTGGCGAAGTCGAGGGTCGGCGCGAGCGGCCGGCCGGTGACCTTCCGGTACGTGGCGGGGTCCCAGGACTTGATGTCGAGCAGGACCAGATCGGTGTCGCGCAGCAGCGCGTCGGTGGCGCGGACGCCCAGGAAGCCCGAGGTGTCGAGAGCCGTGTGCAGGCCGAGCTCGTGCTTCATCCGGTGCAGCAGCTCGCCGGTGAAGACGGGCTGGAGGAGCGGTTCGCCACCGGAGACGGTGGCTCCGCCGCCGGAGGCGGAGATGAAGCGGACGTACTTTGCGGCCTCGGCGATCACGGCGTCGGCGGAGGTGCGCTTGCCGTTGCGCATCTTCCAGGTGTCGGGGTTGTGGCAGTAGAGGCAGGTGAGGGGGCAGCCCGAGAGGAAGGCGACGAAGCGGGTGCCCGGACCGTCGACGCCGGTGGACAGATCCCAGGAGTGGACCGAGCCCTCGGAGGGGCGCCGGGTCGCGGCGGCGGCCGGGGTGGTGGGACGTGCCGAGGCGGTCGCGGCGGCGGCCGGGGTGGTGGGCCCGAGGGCGAGGCTGGTCATGGCAGGGCCTCTTTCGATCGTGTCGGGTGCGCCCCGGGGCCGGCGTGAGGCCGCCGGCCCCGGGGCGCGGTCGGGGGGGCTGCCTACAGTGAGCCGTGGAAGGTGCGGTTCAGGACGTCGAGCTGTTGCTCGCGGGTGAGCCGGACGAAGTTGACCGCGTATCCGGAGACCCGGATGGTCAGCTGCGGGTAGTTCTCCGGGTGCTCCATGGCGTCCATGAGCGTGTCGCGGTTGAGGACGTTCACGTTCATGTGGAAACCGTCGCTGGCCATGTAGCCGTCGAGGACCCCCGCGAGGTTCTTGATCCGCTCCTCGGGGGTGCGGCCCAGGCCGTCGGGGGTGACGGTGTTGGTCAGCGAGATGCCGTCCTCGGCGTCCTCGTACGGGAGCTTGGCGACCGACAGGGCCGAGGCCACGTAGCCGTGGGTGTCGCGGCCGTTCATCGGGTTGGCGCCCGGGGCGAAGGGCTCACCGGCGCGGCGCCCGTCGGGGGTGTTGCCGGTCTTCTTGCCGTAGACGACGTTGGAGGTGATGGTCAGGACGGACTGGGTGTGCTCGGCGTTCCGGTAGGTGGGGTGCTTGCGCACCTTCCTCATGAACTCCTCGACGAGCCAGACCGCGATCTCGTCGGCCCGGTCGTCGTTGTTGCCGTAGGCCGGGTAGTCGCCCTCGACCGTGTAGTCGGTGGCCAGGCCGGACTCGTCGCGGTGCACGGTGACCCGGGCGTACTTGATGGCGGCCAGCGAGTCGACGGCGACCGAGAGGCCTGCGATGCCGAAGGCCATGGTGCGGCGCACGTCGCGGTCGTGGAGTGCCATCTCGACGCGCTCGTAGGCGTACTTGTCGTGCATGAAGTGGATGACGTTCAGCGAGTGGACGTAGACGCTCGCGAGCCACTCCATCTGCTCGTCGAACCTGGCCATGACCTCGTCGTGGTCGAGGACTTCGGCGGCCCCCTCCTCCATGGAACGCAGCGCGCCGGTGTCGGGGCCGACCTGGACGCCGGACTTCTCGTCGCGGCCGCCGTTGATCGCGTACAGGAGGGTCTTGGCGAGGTTCACCCGGGCGCCGAAGAACTGCATCTGCTTGCCGACGGGCATGGCGGAGACGCAGCAGGCGATGGCGGTGTCGTCGCCGAAGCGGGGGCGCATCAGCTCGTCCGACTCGTACTGGACGGAGGAGGTGTCGATGGAGACCCTCGCGCAGAACTCCTTGAAGCCCTGCGGGAGGCGCGGCGACCAGAAGACGGTCATGTTCGGCTCGGGGGCCGGGCCCAGGTTGTAGAGGGTCTGGAGGTAGCGGAAGGACGTCCGGGTGACCAGCGGACGGCCGTCCTCGCCCATGCCGGCGAGGGACTCGGTGACCCAGGTCGGGTCGCCGGAGAAGCCCTGGTCGTACTCGGGGGTGCGCAGGAAGCGGACGATGCGGAGCTTGATGATGAAGTCGTCGACCAGTTCCTGGGCCCGCTCCTCGGTGAGCGCTCCGGCCTCGATGTCCCGCTGGAGGTAGACGTCGAGGAAGGTGGAGGTGCGGCCGAGGGACATCGCGGCGCCGTTCTGCTCCTTCACGGCGGCGAGGTAGGCGAAGTACAGCCACTGGACGGCGTCGCGGCCGGTGACGGCGGGGCCGGAGATGTCGTGACCGTAGGAGGCGGCCATCGCCTTGAGTTCGCCCAGGGCGCGGATCTGCTCGGCGAGTTCCTCGCGGAGCCGGATGGTCTCCTCGATCGAACGGTTCCCGGCGGGGAGGATGTCGAGCTCCTCCTTCTCCTCCTTCTTCACCTGGACGAGGCGGTCGACACCGTAGAGGGCGACCCGGCGGTAGTCGCCGATGATGCGGCCGCGACCGTAGGCGTCGGGGAGCCCGGTGACGACGCCGGCCTTGCGGGCGGCGCGGATCTCCGGGGTGTACGCGTCGAAGACACCGGCGTTGTGGGTCTTGCGGTACTCGGTGAAGATCTTCTCCAGCTCCGGGGAGACGGGGTAGCCGTAGGTCTCCAGGGCGCCGGCGACCATGCGCCAGCCGCCGTACGGCATGATCGCGCGCTTCAGCGGGGCGTCGGTCTGGAGGCCGACGATCAGGTCCTTGTCACGGTCTATGTAACCGGGGGCGTGGGCGGTGATGGTGGACGGCACGTCGTACGAGACGTCGTACACGCCCTTGGCGCGCTCCTCGGGGAACCTCTCCGTGATGGCCTTCCACACGGCGGTGGTCCGCTCGGTGGGTCCGGCCAGGAAGGAGTCGTCGCCCTCGTACGGCGTGTAGTTCTGCTGGATGAAGTCGCGGACGTCGACGGCGTCGCGCCACAGTCCGCCCTTGAAGCCCTTCCAGGCCCGCTCGTTCACCGTTGCCTCAGCAGGGGTCGCAGTCACTGCCCGCACCGCCTTCTTCGATTCATTCGATCGCGTCGTTGCTTCCTCCATTCCACTCCTTCTGATCGATCATTTCGGTCGGCATTGGTCACCTCCGGGCGGTCTTAGGTCCCGTTCCGGATACGCGGAAAGACCCCGCCTCGCGGGGTCTTTGCGCAGGGTCGGTCAGCTGGGCGCCTCGGCGCTCCTGCGGGCGTAGAACCACCAGGTCACGACCATGCAGCTGACGTAGAAGGCGACGAATCCCCACATCGCGCTGGTCACGGCCACCGAGCCGAACAGGGCCGGGATGAAGAAGAAGCCGTAGGCCGCGATGGCCGAGGTGAATCCGGTGACGGCGCCGGACTCCATTTCCGCCTGCTTCAGCGCCCTGGTGTATTCCGGGGTGCCTTCCGTGAGTCCCTTGAGGTGGGTGCCGCGGAAGATGACGGGGATCTGGCGGAAGGTCGAGCCGTTGCCGATCCCGGAGAAGAAGAACGCGGCGAGGAAGCAGAAGAAGAAGCCGTAGAAGGAGCCGCCGTCACTGCCCGAGGGCAGGAAGTTGATCACGCCGATGATCGAGACGGCCATGCCCACGAAGGACAGGATGGTGACCCGGGCGCCGCCCCACTTGTCGGCGATCCAGCCGCCGCCCCAGCGGGCGAGCGCGCCCACGGCGGGGCCCATCCAGGCGTAGGTGGCGATCGAGTAGTCCGGGAACGTGGTCTTGATCAGCATCGGCAGGGCGGCGGCGAAGCCGATGAAGGAGCCGAAGGTGCCGACGTACAGCCAGGTCATCAGCCAGTTGTGCTTGCGCTTGAAGATGATCTTCTGCTGCTTGAACGGGGTCGAGGCGACCTTCAGGTCGTTCTGCCCGAACCAGGCGACGGCCGCCAGGACCAGCAGGACCGGGACCCAGAGGAACGCGGCGTTCTGCAGGTACACGGGGGTGCCGTCGGCCTTGTGCTGGGCCGAGCCGATGGCGATGGTCGACCAGGTGATGACGATCGGCGTCAGCAGCTGCACGACGGAGACGCCGAGGTTGCCGAGACCGCCGTTGATGCCGGTCGCGCTGCCCTTCTTCGCCTTGGGGAAGAAGAAGCCGATGTTGGCGAGCGAGGAGGCGAAGTTCGCGCCGCCGATGCCGCAGAGGGCGGCGATGGCGACCATCACGGCGTACGGGGTCGTCGGGTCCTGGATGGCGATGCCGAGCCAGATCAGCGGCACGATCAGCACGACCGTCGACAGCGCGGTGAAACGGCGCTGGCCGACCATCGGGCCGAGGAAGGTGTAGAGGATCCGGGCGGTGCCGCCGGTCAGACCGGGGACGGCCGTCAGCCAGAACAGCTGGGAGGTGGAGAAGCCGAAGCCGACGTCCTTCAGATTGGTCGCGGTCACCGACCAGACCTGCCAGACGACGAACGCCACGAGGAGCGCCGGCACGGCGATCCACAGATTGCGGTTCGCGACCTTCCTGCCGATCGACTTCCAGAAGAGCTCGTTCTCCGGCTCCCAGTCGGTGATCGGCTTGCCGGGGCGGTACTGCTCCGTGTCGTACGCGGCGGAGGGCCCGCCCGTCCTTCTGCTGTCCTGGACTACGGAACTCATGGCGCTTCCCTGACTTCCCTGTTCGGGGCTGACCTTCGAGGCTTTCCTTGCTCTTCCAGGCTGCGCCGCGGGGTGGGGGGCGGGTCAGTGCCGATGGTCGCCGGACGGGCGGGCCTAGGTCGGGGAGCCGGGCGGGCCAAGGTCCTGTCAGGGGCGGGCCGTAGGCACCGGGAGGACCGGCAGGGCGACCGCCGGGTCGTCGAGGCAGGCGCCGGTCCGCAGGTCGAACTCCTGCTTGTGCAGCGGGGACGCGACGACCGGCACCCCGTCCCGGCTGCCCATGATCCCGTTCGCGATGACGTCGGCGCCCGAGAAGGGATCCCGGTTGCCCACCGCGTACACCTCGCCGCCCCCGTCCCGGAACAGCGCCGCCTCGGTGCCGTCCGCGAGGACCGCCGCCCGGCCCCGCCCCGGCTCCAGGAACTCCACGCCGGCCACGTGCGGCTCGAAGCGGGCCAGGGCCGCCGGGTCGTCGAGGACGGCCTGCCACTCGTCGCGGTACGCGGCCACGTGCCGCTCCATCTGCGCCTCCAGCTCGGCGCGGATCCCGAGCGAGTCCTCGATCAGGACCTCCCGGAGACGCGCAAGCCCACGAGCCCCGGCCGTCCCACCGCTCCCATTCGTCCCACCGGTCCTACCGCTCCCATCCGTCCCATCGGTCCCACCGCTCCCATCCGTCCCACCGGTCCCACCGGTCCCGCCGCCAAGCCTTTCCAGCCACGCCGAGGTGCGCTCCAGGCGCTCCCCGGTCCGTACGTAGTACATGAGGAACCGGTCGATCAGCGCGAACAGTTCGGCGGCCGACAGGTCGGAGGCGAGCAGACCGGCGTGACGCGGGTCGGTGCCGCCGTTGCCGCAGACGTACAGGTTCCAGCCGCCGGCGGTGGCGATGACGCCGATGTCCTTGCCCCGGGCCTCCGCGCACTCGCGCGGACAGCCCGAGACCCCGCCCTTGATCTTGTGCGGGGC
This sequence is a window from Streptomyces sp. NBC_00691. Protein-coding genes within it:
- a CDS encoding Rieske (2Fe-2S) protein; the encoded protein is MSVTDPQPPASDPRSDAAQEALHDRIAADSLTTRRDYLRIVATVSGGLAVGGVAVASGILHRHGDSDGPPEAKKIADGILPGESLAFRYPGSEDRAVAVRLEDGTLAGYSAVCTHLACAVLWRKERGSEGELYCPCHEGVFDARTGEVTAGPPPRGLPKVVLVEEADGSVWAIGTARSGESAREGLCRQLGDDRPELADRLGCPGASARGTAPERSERT
- a CDS encoding 4Fe-4S dicluster domain-containing protein, producing the protein MMGRTIFIDPGRCIGCQACVSACRECDSHRGKSMIHLDYPDEGHSVASLPTVCMHCEDPVAPCAEVCPADAILVTADGVVQQADTTRCIGCANCVNACPFGVPKIDLQAKLQMKCNLCYDRTAYGLAPMCATVCPTGALFYGTLEELQAERPGVQVADSFTFGSTTVSTGVAMVVPADKVQWPVPGGLPVVEINGRDVR
- a CDS encoding molybdopterin oxidoreductase family protein, coding for MTATDPNRALPLDPSLAPPGTRNFRDAGGIPADRWHADQNGETLVPTHCCFCGVQCGMYLRVDRGGKVFGVEPRNHDINRMRLCPKGINAYQQVNHPDRLTAPLMRRNRDEEFREVSWDEALDHTVAEIRRIQGEYGNDAFGLLGGASLYSEKTYLVGKFARVALKSRHVDYNGRLCMVSAAGANKLAFGIDRAGNPFSDILLTDCLLIAGSNVGECFPVMTQYLWGARDRGATLIVVDPRETAIARTADIHVALKPGTDSAFFNAVLHVVVAEGLTDEAYLAAHAAGWEEVKATVAAYPPARSAEICGVPAEQIVQVARMFAGADRAMAWHARGVEHHSQGVENCLSIINLCVAAGHIGRPGAGYGTITGQGNGQGGREHGQKSDLLPGGRSITNPEHRRQICEIWGIDEAELPPAGTSMMEMVWQMQRKEIRGLVGICNNPFVSLPNYATVKDGYDTLEFHAQFDFFLSETAANAHVVFPVTVWAEDEGVMANAEARVVKHNKAQEPPAGVRTDTWVICELARRLGAGDKFAFPDSRSVFEELRIASAGTVNDYYGITYERLEETGGIAWPCPSTEHPGTPRLFENGRTYHPDGKIHMQVVEWHPPMDPYSEEFPLSLTTGRTVAHFLSGNQTRRLGALVEQTPRPWVEVHPSHGFRNGDPVRVVTRRGSEVFPALVTEAIRPDTVFVPYHWPVPTAANALTIDALDPRSKIPEYKVCAARIEAAERIDEVPAPPTAPGHQAYPETQVSRTDPLPPTSPQGRGTAERS
- a CDS encoding MFS transporter — its product is MTEPPQTAEPTPPPGDPTPGAPGPGGPAPGDPAAAGLPPQTPAAVRRRAGLTGAAVSALLILAIVLGSRLLRDFDSALLPYAVATVFLAFGVAYRYTVWISAPGARRLFHKGWGSFFSVANFRKAPTALPKMIATYLGFQKFLGARSHARWAAHQLIFWGCLLAAAITFPLTWGWFTFTSSTGSGPGYEMRIWGFKILGFDALSVVGWLMFHGLDIAAVLVIPGAGYFLWRRMKDRGAITGQRFAYDLVPLLALIVISVTGLLLTFSSIFLHGGGYEFLAILHMVSVVFTLIYIPFGKFFHIVQRPAAVGMQLFKYTTRRKDDEVLACRRCHEPIDTAPYVENLKGTMRDLDLGFDEWAEYCPRCKRVLRGNAYLDHVKKGFK
- the pflA gene encoding pyruvate formate-lyase-activating protein, with protein sequence MTSLALGPTTPAAAATASARPTTPAAAATRRPSEGSVHSWDLSTGVDGPGTRFVAFLSGCPLTCLYCHNPDTWKMRNGKRTSADAVIAEAAKYVRFISASGGGATVSGGEPLLQPVFTGELLHRMKHELGLHTALDTSGFLGVRATDALLRDTDLVLLDIKSWDPATYRKVTGRPLAPTLDFARRLADLGQEVHVRFVLVPGLTDDPANVEGVAAFARSLGNVSRVDILPFHKLGEAKWQALAMPFTLHGTPSPTPERVAEVREVFRAHGLNAV
- the pflB gene encoding formate C-acetyltransferase — translated: MEEATTRSNESKKAVRAVTATPAEATVNERAWKGFKGGLWRDAVDVRDFIQQNYTPYEGDDSFLAGPTERTTAVWKAITERFPEERAKGVYDVSYDVPSTITAHAPGYIDRDKDLIVGLQTDAPLKRAIMPYGGWRMVAGALETYGYPVSPELEKIFTEYRKTHNAGVFDAYTPEIRAARKAGVVTGLPDAYGRGRIIGDYRRVALYGVDRLVQVKKEEKEELDILPAGNRSIEETIRLREELAEQIRALGELKAMAASYGHDISGPAVTGRDAVQWLYFAYLAAVKEQNGAAMSLGRTSTFLDVYLQRDIEAGALTEERAQELVDDFIIKLRIVRFLRTPEYDQGFSGDPTWVTESLAGMGEDGRPLVTRTSFRYLQTLYNLGPAPEPNMTVFWSPRLPQGFKEFCARVSIDTSSVQYESDELMRPRFGDDTAIACCVSAMPVGKQMQFFGARVNLAKTLLYAINGGRDEKSGVQVGPDTGALRSMEEGAAEVLDHDEVMARFDEQMEWLASVYVHSLNVIHFMHDKYAYERVEMALHDRDVRRTMAFGIAGLSVAVDSLAAIKYARVTVHRDESGLATDYTVEGDYPAYGNNDDRADEIAVWLVEEFMRKVRKHPTYRNAEHTQSVLTITSNVVYGKKTGNTPDGRRAGEPFAPGANPMNGRDTHGYVASALSVAKLPYEDAEDGISLTNTVTPDGLGRTPEERIKNLAGVLDGYMASDGFHMNVNVLNRDTLMDAMEHPENYPQLTIRVSGYAVNFVRLTREQQLDVLNRTFHGSL
- a CDS encoding MFS transporter, with protein sequence MSSVVQDSRRTGGPSAAYDTEQYRPGKPITDWEPENELFWKSIGRKVANRNLWIAVPALLVAFVVWQVWSVTATNLKDVGFGFSTSQLFWLTAVPGLTGGTARILYTFLGPMVGQRRFTALSTVVLIVPLIWLGIAIQDPTTPYAVMVAIAALCGIGGANFASSLANIGFFFPKAKKGSATGINGGLGNLGVSVVQLLTPIVITWSTIAIGSAQHKADGTPVYLQNAAFLWVPVLLVLAAVAWFGQNDLKVASTPFKQQKIIFKRKHNWLMTWLYVGTFGSFIGFAAALPMLIKTTFPDYSIATYAWMGPAVGALARWGGGWIADKWGGARVTILSFVGMAVSIIGVINFLPSGSDGGSFYGFFFCFLAAFFFSGIGNGSTFRQIPVIFRGTHLKGLTEGTPEYTRALKQAEMESGAVTGFTSAIAAYGFFFIPALFGSVAVTSAMWGFVAFYVSCMVVTWWFYARRSAEAPS